One stretch of Cryptosporidium parvum Iowa II chromosome 3, whole genome shotgun sequence DNA includes these proteins:
- a CDS encoding PP2C like protein phosphatase — VVKRKQIKMGMFLTKPSTTKHSDQGGDFDKYGVRFGVSGMQGWRVSMEDAHIALPRLDKHPELSLFGVFDGHGGSVISEWVSRHIESIFEQELDTVLKELSSNEINLSPDKSKLPNRVVAISEALQRTYIKLDEQMASPTSRPEQRAIYDKKKTNSDTNPPKTFLQELLGGIDGQRRVLRMVEQNGNRCLQIVSYNGDEESNSSENGNADGDKVEEVDEIKESSAKNEDSSYGRQPAENIPSTDLDENQNYSDEITPFESDIKRDDATYDDPNAGFIDDDGLAEDDGYLEDISDSGACGPEHCGTTAVVAVILPDETGDTPYLIVANAGDSRAVLSRSGQAIALSHDHKPELPLENERILKAHGTVENGRVDGNLNMSRTLGDLQYKSDSSLTPEEQKITAFPDVRIIPLTNEDEFIVLACDGIWDVVDNQLCVDIVRRKILKQIEALESGNDSKKRESNMDGQNDREFGSIESKEQLSISTKLDGSSPIPALTSIQLSKICEEICDECLAPNPVESEGIGCDNMTFMIVQLGPNIRKKSSDCMVSAQIGSAVAKRLNAAASAIETQISQAQQGNKTDSSPGNFSDDDGTLRNEQSSRMETQARKAPDAVLNAPLPSVSWIPKKEFNVTLYGHGVDDGRFDNIPEGRL, encoded by the coding sequence GTAGTGAAACGaaaacaaataaagatGGGTATGTTTTTAACGAAACCCTCAACAACTAAACATTCTGACCAAGGTGgagattttgataaatatgGTGTCAGATTTGGTGTGAGTGGAATGCAGGGATGGAGGGTTTCTATGGAGGATGCGCACATTGCATTACCAAGATTAGATAAGCATCCAGAGCTATCTTTATTCGGTGTCTTTGATGGCCACGGTGGATCCGTGATTTCAGAATGGGTTTCAAGGCATATTGAGTCTATTTTTGAGCAAGAGTTAGATACAGTATTGAAGGAGCTAAGCTCGAATGAAATTAATCTCAGTCCAGATAAAAGTAAACTGCCAAATAGAGTAGTGGCCATCTCTGAGGCTCTTCAAAGAACATACATTAAATTAGACGAGCAAATGGCCTCCCCAACATCCAGGCCAGAACAGAGAGCAATATATGACAAGAAGAAGACTAACAGTGATACTAATCCACCAAAAACATTCCTCCAGGAGCTTTTAGGTGGAATTGATGGGCAAAGGAGAGTATTAAGGATGGTAGAACAGAATGGGAACCGTTGCCTCCAGATCGTTTCCTACAATGGAGATGAGGAATCTAACTCATCTGAGAATGGAAATGCCGATGGAGATAAAGTGGAAGAGGTGGATGAAATCAAGGAATCCTCTGCTAAAAACGAAGATTCGAGTTACGGAAGACAGCCAGCTGAGAACATTCCCTCGACTGATTTGGACGAAAACCAGAATTACTCCGATGAAATTACACCATTTGAGAGTGATATCAAGCGAGATGATGCAACATATGATGACCCCAATGCAGGATTTATTGACGATGATGGTTTAGCTGAAGATGATGGCTATTTAGAAGATATTTCTGATTCTGGAGCGTGTGGTCCTGAACACTGTGGTACTACTGCAGTAGTTGCTGTCATTCTTCCGGATGAAACTGGTGACACCCCGTATTTAATTGTTGCAAATGCAGGTGATTCAAGAGCAGTTTTAAGCAGATCAGGACAAGCTATCGCGCTTTCACATGATCACAAGCCTGAACTTCCATTGGAGAACGAAAGAATTTTAAAAGCTCATGGGACCGTTGAAAATGGACGTGTTGATGGTAATTTGAATATGTCTCGTACTCTTGGCGATCTTCAATATAAAAGTGACTCATCTTTAACTCCTGAAGAACAAAAAATCACAGCATTCCCAGATGTCAGAATAATCCCTCTTACTAACGAGGATGAATTCATTGTCTTGGCATGTGACGGTATCTGGGATGTTGTAGATAATCAATTATGCGTTGATATTGTCCGTCGCAAAATTTTAAAGCAGATTGAAGCTTTAGAGTCAGGAAATGATTCAAAAAAGAGAGAGTCCAACATGGATGGCCAAAATGATCGAGAGTTTGGTTCCATTGAATCAAAAGAGCAGCTTTCAATCAGCACAAAGCTAGATGGCTCTTCCCCAATACCTGCCTTGACTTCAATTCAACTTTCAAAGATTTGTGAGGAAATTTGTGACGAGTGTCTAGCCCCTAATCCAGTTGAAAGCGAGGGAATTGGTTGCGATAATATGACATTTATGATTGTTCAATTGGGCCCCAATATTAGAAAGAAGTCATCAGACTGCATGGTATCTGCCCAAATTGGGTCTGCAGTTGCTAAGAGGTTGAATGCAGCTGCTTCTGCTATAGAAACTCAAATATCTCAAGCTCAACAAGGGAACAAAACTGATTCTAGCCCTGGTAATTTTTCGGATGACGATGGAACTCTGAGAAATGAGCAGTCATCACGTATGGAAACACAAGCACGCAAGGCTCCAGATGCAGTGTTAAATGCTCCGCTTCCAAGCGTCTCTTGGATTCCAAAAAAGGAGTTCAATGTAACATTATATGGTCATGGAGTTGATGACGGAAGATTTGATAACATTCCAGAAGGAAGACTCTag
- a CDS encoding choline kinase: KKKKEMPFPNKKIELGDKLSESIRSFSTITDTEIIIGICRKNIPGWKEINESYIEVKQIFSGLTNQLFVVSIVNESMSLSLKHPRILFRIYGKHVGKFYDSKVELDVFRYLSNINIAPNIIADFPEGRIEEFIDGEPLTTKQLQLTHICVEVAKNMGSLHIINSKRADFPSRFDKEPILFKRIYLWREEAKIQVSKNNFQIDKELYSKILEEIDQLEELIMGGEKFSMERALELKLYSPAFSLVFAHNDLQENNLLQTQNNIRMIDYEYSAINFAGADIANYFCEYIYDYCSEKQPYFKFKYEDYPCEELRKLFISVYLSQTLQEQVMPSQQIVHIMTKAVEVFTLISHITWGLWSIARTPGYQPNSVEFDFTEYANTRFTHYLQKKKELIDQGILPLNSWLFNL, encoded by the coding sequence aaaaaaaaaaaagaaatgcCATTCCCGAACAAGAAAATCGAACTAGGTGACAAATTATCAGAATCAATTAGGTCTTTCTCGACTATTACAGATACTGAGATAATAATAGGTATATGTCGAAAAAATATTCCGGGTTggaaagaaattaatgagtCGTATATTGAAGTTAAACAGATCTTTTCAGGACTCACGAACCAGCTTTTTGTTGTAAGTATTGTAAATGAATCCATGAGTTTATCTCTAAAACATCCGAGAATTCTATTTAGAATTTATGGTAAACATGTGGGAAAATTTTATGATTCCAAAGTGGAGCTTGATGTATTCAGATATCTGAGCAACATTAATATCGCTCCAAACATAATTGCAGATTTTCCAGAAGGTAGAATAGAAGAGTTCATTGATGGTGAGCCTTTGACAACTAAACAATTACAGTTAACCCACATTTGTGTAGAAGTGGCAAAGAATATGGGATCTTTAcacattattaattcaaaaagagCAGATTTCCCTTCAAGGTTTGACAAGGAGCCAATTCTCttcaaaagaatatatCTTTGGAGAGAAGAAGCTAAGATCCAAGTGTCCAAAAACAATTTCCAGATTGATAAAGAACTGTACTCAAAGATATTGGAAGAGATTGATCAATTAGAAGAATTGATCATGGGCGGAGAAAAGTTCAGTATGGAAAGGGCTTTAGAATTAAAACTTTATTCTCCAGCATTTTCTTTGGTATTTGCTCATAACGATCTTCAAGAAAACAATCTATTACAGACGCAAAACAATATTAGAATGATTGATTATGAGTATTCAGCTATAAACTTTGCAGGGGCAGACATCGCAAACTACTTTTGCGAGTATATATATGATTACTGTAGTGAAAAACAAccatatttcaaatttaaatatgaaGATTATCCATGTGAAGAGCTACGAAAGCTATTTATTTCAGTGTATTTGTCTCAAACATTACAAGAACAAGTTATGCCAAGTCAACAAATCGTGCACATTATGACTAAGGCTGTTGAAGTATTCACTCTAATTTCCCATATTACATGGGGACTGTGGTCTATTGCAAGAACTCCAGGGTACCAGCCAAACTCTGTGGAATTTGACTTTACAGAATATGCAAATACTCGATTTACGCATTatttgcaaaaaaaaaaagaactAATTGATCAGGGAATATTACCGCTTAACAGCTGgctatttaatttataa